Proteins from a genomic interval of Haemorhous mexicanus isolate bHaeMex1 chromosome Z, bHaeMex1.pri, whole genome shotgun sequence:
- the LOC132322228 gene encoding E3 ubiquitin-protein ligase BRE1A-like: MTDDLQWDIDKIRKREQRLSRHLADVLERVNSKGYKVYGAGSILCGGTITISACKEEGASGRSWNCCPSRVGARARGSLS, translated from the exons ATGACTGATGACCTTCAGTGGGACATTGACAAGATCCGCAAGAGAGAGCAGAGGCTCAGCCGCCACCTGGCCGACGTCCTGGAGCGA GTAAATTCCAAAGGCTACAAGGTGTATGGAGCTGGGAGCATCCTCTGTGGGGGAACAATCACCATTAGTGCCTGCAAG GAGGAAGGAGCctctggaaggagctggaattGCTGTCCCAGCAGAGTGGGTGCAAGGGCCAGAGGAAGCCTGTCATGA